One Microbacterium sp. zg-B96 genomic region harbors:
- a CDS encoding LacI family DNA-binding transcriptional regulator, with protein sequence MSTDALRSVPGAVTIEEVAAAAGVSRSTVSRVVNGSTAVSPAALESVNRAIAELNYVPNRAARSLARRQTLAIALVVPEDTSRFFGDPFFAAVVSGINSRISRSDYVLNLILANDDPRDKTTSYLRSGAVDGAVIVSHHTSDTFIDRIAASVPVVYGGRPVRERDNDYYVDVDNVAGGRVATQHLIDRGRRRIASITGPLTMPAGVDRLQGYREALAGAGLEEVAVLDGNFTVQDGARAMTRMLESGVEFDALFIASDLMARGALTVLAGAGIRVPDDVAIVGFDDSPVATTVTPALTTVRQPSYGQGERMATILLDLLAGGSPQQVTMLDTELIVRDSS encoded by the coding sequence ATGAGCACGGATGCGCTGCGCAGCGTCCCCGGCGCGGTGACGATCGAAGAGGTCGCCGCCGCAGCAGGGGTCTCACGGTCGACCGTGTCGCGCGTCGTCAACGGGTCGACCGCCGTCAGCCCGGCTGCGCTGGAGTCCGTGAACCGGGCGATCGCCGAGCTCAACTACGTGCCCAACCGTGCCGCCCGCTCGCTGGCCAGGCGTCAGACCCTGGCGATCGCCCTCGTGGTGCCCGAGGACACGTCGCGGTTCTTCGGCGACCCGTTCTTCGCGGCGGTCGTCTCCGGCATCAATTCGCGCATCAGCCGCTCCGACTACGTGCTGAACCTGATCCTCGCGAACGACGACCCTCGCGACAAGACGACGAGCTACCTGCGCAGCGGGGCCGTCGATGGTGCGGTCATCGTGTCGCACCACACCAGCGACACGTTCATCGACCGCATCGCCGCGAGCGTTCCGGTGGTCTACGGCGGACGTCCGGTGCGCGAGCGCGACAACGACTACTACGTCGACGTCGACAACGTCGCCGGAGGTCGCGTCGCGACGCAGCACCTCATCGACCGGGGGCGGCGGCGGATCGCGTCGATCACCGGCCCGCTCACGATGCCGGCGGGCGTGGACCGGCTGCAGGGATACCGCGAGGCGCTGGCAGGCGCCGGCCTGGAGGAGGTGGCGGTCCTGGACGGAAACTTCACGGTGCAGGACGGCGCGCGGGCGATGACGCGGATGCTGGAGTCGGGGGTGGAGTTCGACGCGCTCTTCATCGCCAGCGACCTGATGGCCCGGGGTGCCCTCACCGTGCTCGCGGGCGCCGGCATCCGGGTGCCTGACGATGTCGCCATCGTCGGCTTCGACGACTCTCCGGTGGCCACCACGGTGACCCCGGCCCTCACGACGGTGCGACAGCCGTCCTATGGGCAGGGCGAGCGGATGGCCACGATCCTGCTCGATCTGCTCGCCGGCGGAAGCCCGCAGCAGGTGACCATGCTCGACACCGAGCTCATCGTGCGCGACTCGTCCTGA
- a CDS encoding solute carrier family 23 protein, whose amino-acid sequence MPIWRLHGDGRHVERGAVVKPDERLGWPATIAIGAQHVVAMFGATFLVPILTGFPVSTTLLFSGLGTLLFLIITRNRLPSYLGSSFAFIAPITALNGGDPLSSPEQLTQALVGVVVVGVLLATVGFIVQAVGTGWVEKLMPPVVAGSIVALIGFNLAPAAWNNFQLQPELATVTLVAVVLFSVLFRGFLGRISIFLGVIVGYLVAVFTGQIDFTSVNEAAWIGLPQFHLAGLGDPGAWALVPMFLPVVLVLVAENVGHVRGVATMAEDPSINKHTGRALIADGAATVLAGGFGGSATTTYGENIGVMAATRVYSTAAYWVAGLVAILLAFSPKIGALFNTIPAGVLGGVTTALYGLIGVIGIKIWVDNRVDFSRPVNQYTVAVSFIIAIAGFAMNFGTLQFGAIVLGTVAALVIYHAGNAIARWRRTGADDGGPIPAVGQLGGDPQP is encoded by the coding sequence ATGCCCATCTGGCGCCTGCACGGTGACGGCCGTCACGTCGAACGCGGAGCCGTCGTCAAGCCCGACGAACGTCTGGGATGGCCCGCGACGATCGCCATCGGTGCGCAGCACGTGGTCGCGATGTTCGGCGCCACGTTCCTCGTGCCGATCCTCACCGGGTTCCCGGTGTCGACGACCCTGCTGTTCTCGGGCCTCGGCACACTGCTGTTCCTGATCATCACCAGGAACCGCCTCCCCAGCTATCTCGGCTCGTCGTTCGCGTTCATCGCGCCGATCACGGCTCTCAACGGCGGGGACCCGCTGTCGAGCCCTGAGCAGCTCACGCAGGCGCTGGTCGGCGTGGTCGTCGTCGGCGTCCTGCTGGCCACCGTCGGCTTCATCGTGCAGGCGGTCGGCACCGGCTGGGTCGAAAAGCTCATGCCGCCGGTGGTCGCCGGCTCCATCGTCGCTCTGATCGGCTTCAACCTCGCCCCGGCGGCGTGGAACAACTTCCAGCTGCAGCCGGAACTGGCCACCGTCACGCTCGTGGCCGTCGTGCTGTTCAGCGTGCTGTTCCGCGGGTTCCTCGGCCGCATCTCGATCTTCCTGGGCGTGATCGTCGGCTACCTGGTGGCGGTGTTCACCGGGCAGATCGACTTCACCTCGGTGAACGAGGCGGCCTGGATCGGCCTGCCGCAGTTCCACCTCGCCGGCCTGGGCGACCCCGGCGCATGGGCCCTGGTGCCGATGTTCCTGCCGGTGGTGCTCGTGCTCGTCGCCGAGAACGTCGGCCACGTGCGCGGTGTCGCCACGATGGCCGAAGACCCCTCGATCAACAAACACACCGGGCGAGCACTCATCGCCGACGGTGCGGCGACCGTGCTCGCCGGCGGCTTCGGCGGTTCGGCGACCACCACCTACGGCGAGAACATCGGCGTGATGGCCGCCACCCGCGTGTACTCCACGGCGGCGTACTGGGTCGCGGGCCTGGTGGCGATCCTGCTGGCCTTCTCTCCCAAGATCGGCGCACTGTTCAACACCATCCCCGCCGGCGTTCTCGGTGGCGTGACCACGGCGCTCTACGGGCTCATCGGCGTCATCGGCATCAAGATCTGGGTCGACAACCGCGTGGACTTCTCGCGGCCGGTCAACCAGTACACCGTCGCGGTGTCGTTCATCATCGCCATCGCCGGCTTCGCGATGAACTTCGGCACGCTCCAGTTCGGCGCGATCGTGCTGGGCACCGTCGCCGCGCTGGTGATCTACCATGCCGGCAACGCCATCGCCCGCTGGCGCCGCACCGGCGCCGATGACGGCGGTCCGATCCCCGCCGTGGGCCAGCTGGGCGGCGACCCGCAGCCCTGA
- a CDS encoding phosphoribosylaminoimidazolesuccinocarboxamide synthase: MTFSELPGWRHVYSGKVRDLYVPEAPPTGSASGPAARMLVVASDRVSAFDFVLEPGIPGKGVLLTTLSLWWFDQLAGGDGGRGIPNHLAASTVLGVDDEPHTLVPDAVAGRAMVVRSLEMLPVECVVRGYLTGSGWAEYREHGTVCGIALPAGLGDGDRLPEPIFTPAYKAPIGEHDENISFDQTVELVGRERAEQLRDTSLEIYSRAAATAEKHGLILADTKFEFGVDDHGILTLADEVLTSDSSRYWDAAAWHTGTTPAERMASFDKQIVRDWLAANWSKQGTPPPLPAEIVQRTAARYRELLERLTG; this comes from the coding sequence GTGACCTTCTCCGAGCTGCCCGGCTGGCGACACGTCTACTCCGGCAAGGTGCGTGACCTGTACGTACCGGAGGCGCCACCGACGGGCTCGGCTAGCGGCCCCGCCGCGCGCATGCTCGTCGTCGCGAGCGATCGCGTCAGCGCCTTCGACTTCGTGCTCGAGCCAGGGATCCCCGGCAAGGGTGTGCTGCTGACGACCCTCAGCCTGTGGTGGTTCGACCAGCTCGCGGGCGGGGACGGCGGGCGCGGCATCCCGAACCATCTCGCCGCCAGCACGGTACTGGGCGTCGACGATGAGCCCCACACCCTGGTCCCCGACGCCGTCGCCGGGCGCGCCATGGTCGTGCGGTCCCTCGAGATGCTGCCGGTCGAGTGCGTCGTGCGCGGCTACCTCACCGGCTCGGGCTGGGCGGAGTACCGCGAGCACGGGACGGTGTGCGGCATCGCGCTTCCGGCGGGGCTGGGCGATGGCGATCGGCTGCCCGAGCCGATCTTCACCCCCGCCTACAAGGCGCCGATTGGTGAGCACGACGAGAACATCTCGTTCGACCAAACCGTCGAGCTCGTCGGGCGCGAGCGTGCCGAGCAGCTGCGTGACACGTCGCTGGAGATCTACTCCCGTGCCGCGGCGACCGCCGAGAAGCACGGGCTGATCCTGGCCGACACCAAATTCGAGTTCGGCGTCGACGACCACGGCATCCTGACGCTTGCCGACGAGGTGCTCACGAGCGACTCGTCGCGCTACTGGGATGCCGCCGCGTGGCATACCGGCACCACGCCCGCCGAGCGGATGGCCTCATTCGACAAGCAGATCGTGCGCGACTGGCTCGCGGCGAACTGGTCGAAACAGGGCACACCGCCGCCGCTTCCCGCCGAGATCGTCCAGCGCACCGCGGCCCGGTACCGAGAACTGCTCGAGCGCCTCACCGGGTAG
- a CDS encoding DHA2 family efflux MFS transporter permease subunit, with the protein MWALVIGFFMILVDTTIVSVANPAIKAALDPTTGNLDKVVWVTSAYLLAYAVPLLVTGRLGDRFGPKNIYLIGLAVFTLASLGCGLSPTLGSLIAFRALQGIGASLMTPQTMAVITRTFPADRRGAAMGLWGATSGVAMLVGPLAGGLLVDAFGWEWIFFVNLPVGVIGFVLAWILVPKLQTHPHRFDMVGVFLSATALFLIVFALQEAEQYDWGVIWGPVTVWMLLLAGILVLGLFIWQQARTRSEPLVPMALFRDRNFTVAGIGITTVGFMAASMSLPFMFFLQLARGLTPTESALVLVPMAVAAGILSPLAGRLLDRTDPRFLLVPGMIAVSAALIWYAVLMNLDTPMWMFLLPSALMGAGQAGLWGPLATTATRNLDPRQAGAGSGVYNTMRTMGSVLGSAAIAAVMQGRLEANLPGMADAAGSGAGSGAALPPEVAAGFATAMAQATLLPAGVILLGVVAAMFLRRPPHMHG; encoded by the coding sequence CTGTGGGCGCTGGTCATCGGCTTCTTCATGATCCTGGTCGACACGACGATCGTGTCGGTGGCGAACCCCGCCATCAAGGCCGCACTGGACCCGACCACCGGCAACCTCGACAAGGTCGTTTGGGTCACCAGCGCCTACCTGCTCGCCTACGCCGTGCCGCTGCTGGTCACCGGGCGCCTGGGCGACAGGTTCGGGCCCAAGAACATCTACCTGATCGGGCTCGCGGTGTTCACGCTGGCCTCGCTCGGCTGCGGCCTGTCGCCCACGCTGGGCAGCCTCATCGCCTTCCGCGCACTGCAGGGCATCGGCGCCTCCCTCATGACGCCGCAGACCATGGCCGTGATCACCCGCACCTTCCCCGCCGACCGACGGGGAGCGGCGATGGGCCTGTGGGGTGCAACCTCGGGCGTCGCGATGCTTGTCGGCCCGCTCGCCGGCGGACTGCTGGTGGATGCCTTCGGGTGGGAGTGGATCTTCTTCGTCAACCTTCCGGTGGGCGTCATCGGGTTCGTGCTGGCGTGGATCCTGGTACCGAAACTCCAGACGCATCCGCACCGGTTCGACATGGTGGGTGTGTTCCTCAGCGCGACCGCACTGTTCCTCATCGTCTTCGCCCTACAGGAGGCCGAACAGTATGACTGGGGCGTCATCTGGGGACCGGTGACGGTGTGGATGCTGCTCCTGGCCGGCATCCTGGTGCTCGGCCTGTTCATCTGGCAGCAGGCGCGCACGCGCAGCGAGCCGCTCGTGCCGATGGCGTTGTTCCGCGACCGCAACTTCACCGTCGCCGGCATCGGCATCACCACCGTCGGCTTCATGGCGGCGAGCATGTCACTGCCGTTCATGTTCTTCCTGCAGCTGGCGCGAGGACTCACCCCGACCGAGTCGGCGCTGGTGCTCGTGCCGATGGCCGTCGCCGCCGGCATCCTGTCGCCCTTGGCCGGGCGACTGCTGGACCGCACCGATCCGCGGTTCCTGCTGGTGCCCGGAATGATCGCCGTCTCGGCCGCGCTGATCTGGTACGCCGTGCTCATGAACCTCGACACCCCGATGTGGATGTTCCTGCTGCCCTCGGCACTGATGGGCGCGGGGCAGGCGGGGCTGTGGGGCCCGCTGGCGACGACGGCCACCCGCAACCTCGATCCGCGGCAGGCCGGGGCAGGGTCCGGCGTCTACAACACCATGCGCACGATGGGCTCGGTGCTCGGGTCCGCCGCGATCGCCGCCGTCATGCAGGGGCGCCTGGAAGCGAATCTGCCGGGCATGGCGGATGCCGCGGGCTCGGGTGCCGGCTCCGGCGCGGCGCTCCCGCCGGAGGTCGCTGCGGGTTTTGCGACCGCGATGGCCCAGGCGACGCTGCTACCGGCGGGAGTGATCCTGCTCGGCGTGGTCGCGGCGATGTTCTTGCGCCGTCCGCCTCACATGCACGGTTAG
- a CDS encoding carboxymuconolactone decarboxylase family protein produces MRISKIAPDQMTTRQREVFERIAGSRGRLGAPFQVWLQSPELCDRVEKLGSYLRWDSSLPLRLRELSLLIAARFFDAQYSWNAHVDVALAEGIPQQAIDALARRETPVFDRDEDQVFYAFCDELLTEHFVSQQTFDAALAYFGPAGLVDTVASLGNFTMLGMLLNTFEVDLQADRTRPFPDINGYGRVLIP; encoded by the coding sequence ATGCGCATCAGCAAGATCGCCCCCGACCAGATGACGACGCGTCAGCGCGAGGTGTTCGAGCGCATCGCCGGCTCTCGCGGGCGCCTCGGCGCCCCCTTCCAGGTGTGGCTGCAGAGCCCCGAGCTGTGCGATCGCGTCGAGAAGCTCGGGTCGTATCTGCGGTGGGACTCGAGCCTGCCGCTGCGGCTGCGCGAACTGTCGCTGCTGATCGCCGCGCGCTTCTTCGACGCGCAATACTCCTGGAATGCCCACGTCGACGTGGCGCTGGCCGAAGGCATCCCGCAGCAGGCGATCGACGCGCTGGCGCGGCGGGAGACGCCGGTGTTCGATCGTGACGAGGATCAGGTCTTCTACGCGTTCTGCGACGAGCTGCTCACCGAGCACTTCGTGTCGCAGCAGACTTTCGACGCGGCGCTGGCATATTTCGGACCCGCAGGGCTGGTGGACACCGTCGCGTCGCTGGGCAACTTCACGATGCTCGGGATGCTGCTGAACACGTTCGAGGTCGACCTGCAGGCAGACCGCACGCGGCCGTTCCCCGACATCAACGGCTACGGGCGCGTTCTCATCCCCTGA
- a CDS encoding siderophore-interacting protein, giving the protein MTEHSSTRPRERVTDTVGRFARAGGRNRFTAREGTVVHVARVAPTIVRVTVTGPDFADFASSGPADHVRLFLPDPVTGELVAPTAVGPGEDGIIRPDRAAIARDFTPLPRAVDGGGVEVDLDFFVHPDPGPASAWAAQAQPGDRLVVVGPRGSKRAPQDIDGLLLLCDETSLPSVSRWIRGVPAGTVVDVIAAVGGENGWVADYLGAVDGIDLRLHLVPDASGWMPALQALGPIGDGVFVWAAGEASALVAVRRHLRRTAGLPAAQAVVSGYWRHGVVAFDHHAPLDPTDPD; this is encoded by the coding sequence ATGACGGAGCACTCTTCCACCCGCCCGCGCGAGCGCGTGACGGACACAGTCGGCCGGTTCGCCCGAGCGGGCGGACGCAACCGTTTCACCGCGCGGGAGGGGACGGTGGTGCACGTCGCACGCGTCGCGCCGACGATCGTGCGGGTCACCGTGACCGGTCCCGACTTCGCGGACTTCGCAAGCTCCGGCCCCGCCGACCATGTGCGGCTATTCCTGCCCGACCCGGTCACCGGTGAGCTCGTCGCGCCGACGGCCGTGGGTCCCGGCGAGGACGGCATCATCCGGCCGGACCGCGCCGCGATCGCACGCGACTTCACCCCGCTGCCTCGCGCAGTTGACGGCGGCGGTGTCGAAGTGGACCTCGACTTCTTCGTGCACCCGGATCCGGGCCCCGCTTCGGCCTGGGCGGCGCAGGCGCAGCCCGGTGACCGCCTCGTCGTGGTCGGGCCACGCGGCTCGAAGCGGGCGCCCCAGGACATCGACGGCCTACTGCTGCTGTGCGACGAGACGTCGCTGCCCTCGGTGTCGCGCTGGATCCGCGGCGTTCCTGCGGGCACCGTGGTGGACGTCATCGCCGCCGTCGGTGGCGAGAACGGCTGGGTCGCGGACTACCTCGGTGCGGTGGACGGCATCGACCTGCGGCTGCACCTGGTTCCGGATGCGAGCGGATGGATGCCGGCACTTCAGGCCCTCGGGCCGATCGGTGACGGCGTGTTCGTCTGGGCCGCGGGCGAGGCATCCGCCCTCGTCGCGGTGCGCCGCCACCTGCGCCGCACCGCGGGATTGCCTGCCGCACAGGCCGTCGTGAGCGGCTACTGGCGGCACGGCGTCGTCGCGTTCGACCACCACGCGCCGCTGGACCCGACCGACCCGGATTGA
- a CDS encoding amidohydrolase family protein, with protein sequence MFIVDSQIHLWKEETPDRPWVPGARERIRLNGHREEAFLAEEAVSLMDEAGVNRALILPPSWEGDRIDYALESAEKYPGRFGIMARVPQNDQEEGEKLLHFIKDNEHIKGVRLTFHRPVDRNWMIDGTNDWYWPLAEKLGIPTMVHAPIWKAELGQIAEKHPDLKIIIDHMGIMARCVDDAIGYWVQETADLHRYPNISVKVSAIPGYSTAPFPNLNIEKYVREVVDKMGPERAHWGTDVTRLLGHGLTWTDTVEQFTKHFSFSPEELEWIMGKGISKVLGWDIPEPAAVGAAAATTTENA encoded by the coding sequence ATGTTCATCGTCGACTCGCAGATTCACCTCTGGAAGGAAGAGACGCCCGACCGGCCCTGGGTGCCCGGCGCGCGCGAGCGGATCCGTCTGAACGGCCACCGCGAAGAGGCCTTCCTGGCCGAAGAGGCGGTCTCGCTCATGGACGAGGCAGGCGTCAACCGCGCCCTCATCCTCCCGCCGTCGTGGGAGGGCGATCGCATCGACTACGCCCTCGAGTCGGCGGAGAAGTACCCGGGCCGCTTCGGCATCATGGCGCGCGTGCCCCAGAACGACCAGGAGGAGGGCGAGAAGCTCCTGCACTTCATCAAGGACAACGAGCACATCAAGGGCGTGCGGCTCACGTTCCACCGCCCCGTGGATCGCAACTGGATGATCGATGGGACCAACGACTGGTACTGGCCGCTGGCCGAGAAGCTCGGCATCCCGACGATGGTGCACGCGCCCATCTGGAAGGCCGAGCTCGGACAGATCGCCGAGAAGCACCCGGACCTGAAGATCATCATCGACCACATGGGCATCATGGCGCGCTGCGTCGATGACGCCATCGGCTACTGGGTGCAGGAGACCGCCGATCTGCACCGCTACCCGAACATCTCGGTCAAGGTCTCCGCGATCCCCGGCTACTCGACGGCACCCTTCCCGAACCTCAACATCGAGAAGTACGTGCGTGAGGTCGTCGACAAGATGGGCCCGGAGCGCGCGCACTGGGGCACCGACGTGACCCGTCTGCTCGGTCACGGCCTGACCTGGACCGACACCGTGGAGCAATTCACCAAGCATTTCTCCTTCTCCCCGGAGGAGCTGGAGTGGATCATGGGTAAGGGCATCAGCAAGGTGCTCGGCTGGGACATCCCCGAGCCCGCTGCTGTCGGCGCGGCTGCCGCGACGACGACGGAGAACGCCTGA
- a CDS encoding thiamine pyrophosphate-dependent enzyme, translating to MSEQKYDGGELLIEAFGDLGVDVIFSSPGSEWAPAWEALARRQADGVPAPRYLDLMHETVAVGMATGYGLVTRRVQAVLLHAAPGLLQGSMAVHGALLAGVGMVVTSSESLTYGDGPGPDPGGQWYRNLSIVGGTHHVAQPWTKWSQQVGSIHTLYTLVKRGGELADRAPAGPVYLNTPLEILLEPTAPPVKPKKVVAKGRRVSAPEDIATVADLIAGARRPVIVTETAGRDAGGFEALTALAEDLGIGVIEPMSAVCANISKASPAYVGNDVDAVMDEADLIILINARAPFYPPSRRPAKATMVVIDEVPQRPHIVYQVLNADHYLEGAVPETLTALRAAVLERVDAEELASRRAQTAQEHHAWQSATDALETRALAAPGIDPVALAVKLREIARAEDATVVDETITHGRVVQRHVGWNRPDGFFYVQGGLGQGIAVALGVKLAVADGFVVYTVGDGAFLYNPVIPSLLAAKDYDLPVLIVIFNNKKYLSMKMNHLRFYPQGAAVTTDNHLGVDLSSQPDLSRFAAPFDMFAAEVDDPEQLDDVLAQAVAAVKAGTTAVVNVAVSR from the coding sequence GTGAGTGAGCAGAAGTATGACGGCGGCGAGCTGCTGATCGAGGCATTCGGCGACCTCGGCGTGGACGTCATCTTCTCCTCGCCGGGCTCAGAGTGGGCCCCCGCCTGGGAGGCGCTCGCGCGCCGCCAGGCGGACGGTGTGCCAGCGCCGAGGTATCTCGACCTCATGCACGAGACCGTGGCCGTGGGCATGGCCACCGGCTACGGTCTCGTGACCCGGCGGGTGCAGGCGGTCCTGCTTCACGCAGCGCCCGGCCTGCTCCAGGGGTCGATGGCCGTGCACGGCGCGCTACTGGCCGGCGTCGGCATGGTGGTGACCTCCAGTGAGTCGCTCACCTACGGCGACGGACCAGGGCCCGACCCTGGCGGCCAGTGGTACCGCAACCTCTCCATCGTCGGCGGCACCCACCACGTCGCGCAGCCCTGGACGAAGTGGTCGCAGCAGGTCGGCAGCATCCACACCCTCTACACGCTCGTCAAGCGCGGCGGGGAACTGGCCGATCGCGCACCGGCGGGACCGGTGTACCTCAACACCCCGCTGGAGATCCTGCTCGAGCCCACCGCGCCTCCCGTCAAGCCCAAGAAGGTGGTGGCCAAGGGTCGCCGGGTGAGCGCGCCGGAAGACATCGCGACCGTCGCCGACCTCATCGCCGGCGCCCGCCGGCCCGTGATCGTCACCGAGACGGCCGGGCGCGACGCCGGTGGCTTCGAGGCGCTGACCGCGCTCGCCGAAGACCTCGGCATCGGCGTGATCGAGCCGATGTCGGCGGTGTGCGCCAATATCTCCAAGGCCAGCCCCGCGTATGTGGGCAACGACGTCGACGCCGTCATGGACGAGGCAGACCTGATCATCCTGATCAACGCCCGCGCCCCGTTCTACCCGCCCAGCCGGCGGCCCGCGAAGGCGACGATGGTCGTCATCGATGAGGTGCCGCAGCGCCCGCACATCGTCTACCAGGTACTCAACGCCGACCACTATCTCGAGGGCGCCGTGCCCGAGACGCTCACCGCGCTGCGCGCGGCGGTGCTCGAGCGGGTGGATGCCGAGGAGCTGGCATCCCGCCGCGCACAGACCGCGCAGGAGCACCACGCCTGGCAATCGGCGACCGACGCGCTCGAGACCAGAGCGCTCGCCGCCCCCGGGATCGACCCCGTCGCGCTCGCGGTGAAGCTGCGTGAGATCGCGCGCGCCGAGGATGCCACCGTCGTCGACGAGACGATCACGCACGGCCGCGTCGTGCAGCGCCATGTCGGCTGGAACCGCCCCGACGGGTTCTTCTACGTGCAGGGCGGGCTCGGGCAGGGCATCGCCGTTGCCCTCGGGGTCAAGCTCGCGGTGGCGGACGGTTTCGTCGTGTACACCGTCGGCGACGGCGCGTTCCTGTACAACCCGGTGATCCCGTCGCTGCTCGCGGCGAAGGACTACGACCTGCCGGTGCTCATCGTCATCTTCAACAACAAGAAGTACCTGTCGATGAAGATGAACCACCTGCGCTTCTACCCGCAGGGGGCTGCGGTGACGACCGACAACCATCTGGGCGTCGACCTCTCCAGCCAGCCCGACCTCAGCCGGTTCGCGGCGCCGTTCGACATGTTCGCCGCCGAGGTCGACGACCCCGAGCAGCTGGACGACGTGCTCGCGCAGGCGGTGGCCGCCGTCAAGGCCGGTACGACCGCCGTCGTCAACGTCGCGGTCAGCCGCTAA
- a CDS encoding Ldh family oxidoreductase, with protein MPVSVSPSAFEAFIADIFQAVGVSAEDAAAAAPSFVWASLRGVDSHGVTRVPRYLEMFDSGVANPTPSITVSDTAPGVAVIDADFAPGPVALTRAVELAVSKAKTQGVAIVSVRNTVHTGALGYYASLIADQGFVGVGIAAGSPMMSYEGAVGASVATSPLAIAVPGTGDKPTVLLDMASSLIAMGKIAQYKREGKQLPEGSATTADGTPTTDPELAKIPTPLGGAKGSGLSLMFELLTSVLVAAPILTPYHAGHKKHRQNATLIVIDPAAFGPAEEFAANVDATIDTIHGLPKAEGVERILVPGERSAASLDQRTEAGIPVGDKVWAEFVEVAGRLGVTVPEV; from the coding sequence ATGCCCGTCAGCGTCTCCCCGTCGGCCTTCGAGGCCTTCATCGCCGACATCTTCCAGGCGGTCGGCGTCAGCGCCGAGGATGCCGCGGCCGCGGCACCGTCGTTCGTCTGGGCGAGCCTGCGCGGGGTCGACTCGCACGGCGTCACCCGGGTTCCCCGCTACCTGGAGATGTTCGACAGCGGCGTCGCCAACCCGACGCCGAGCATCACCGTCTCCGACACCGCCCCCGGGGTCGCGGTGATCGACGCCGACTTCGCACCGGGTCCGGTGGCGCTGACCCGCGCCGTCGAGCTGGCCGTGAGCAAGGCCAAGACCCAGGGCGTTGCGATCGTGTCGGTGCGCAACACCGTGCACACCGGCGCGCTCGGCTACTACGCGAGTCTCATCGCCGACCAGGGCTTCGTCGGCGTCGGCATCGCCGCCGGCTCGCCGATGATGTCGTACGAGGGCGCTGTGGGTGCATCGGTGGCCACCAGTCCGCTGGCGATCGCGGTGCCCGGAACCGGCGACAAGCCCACGGTGCTGCTGGACATGGCCAGTTCCCTCATCGCGATGGGCAAGATCGCCCAGTACAAGCGCGAGGGCAAGCAACTTCCCGAAGGGTCGGCGACGACCGCCGACGGCACGCCGACGACCGACCCCGAGCTCGCGAAGATCCCCACACCCCTGGGGGGCGCGAAGGGCTCCGGGCTGTCGCTGATGTTCGAGCTGCTCACCTCGGTGCTCGTGGCGGCGCCGATTCTCACGCCCTACCACGCCGGTCACAAGAAGCACCGGCAGAACGCGACCCTCATCGTGATCGACCCGGCCGCATTCGGCCCGGCCGAGGAGTTCGCTGCGAACGTCGACGCCACGATCGACACGATCCACGGCCTCCCGAAGGCGGAGGGGGTGGAGCGGATCCTCGTTCCGGGCGAGCGCAGCGCGGCATCGCTGGACCAGCGCACCGAGGCGGGCATTCCCGTCGGTGACAAGGTGTGGGCCGAATTCGTCGAGGTCGCCGGCCGGCTCGGCGTGACCGTCCCGGAGGTGTGA
- a CDS encoding cupin domain-containing protein has product MATIVKFDQIEVLDRGGAVKTWPLITGESTGNTNDLATGISIYPVGAGAPLHSHNCDEQVLILEGEGFVEVHEADGLIREQLKKDDTAYVKRDVFHRYQNTGDVPMRILWIYPTGFVTRTFADTGKTVEHLTAEDAMGGR; this is encoded by the coding sequence ATGGCCACGATCGTCAAGTTCGACCAGATCGAGGTGCTCGACCGCGGCGGTGCGGTGAAGACCTGGCCGCTCATCACGGGAGAATCCACCGGCAACACCAACGACCTCGCGACCGGCATCAGCATCTACCCGGTCGGTGCGGGTGCGCCGCTGCACTCCCACAACTGCGACGAGCAGGTGCTGATCCTCGAGGGCGAGGGCTTCGTGGAGGTGCACGAGGCGGACGGGCTCATCCGGGAGCAGCTGAAGAAGGACGACACCGCCTACGTGAAGCGGGATGTGTTCCACCGTTACCAGAACACCGGGGACGTGCCGATGCGCATCCTCTGGATCTACCCGACCGGGTTCGTCACCCGCACCTTCGCCGACACCGGCAAGACGGTGGAGCACCTCACCGCCGAGGACGCCATGGGCGGGCGCTGA
- a CDS encoding VOC family protein, translating to MAKMEHFEIPADDLPRAQEFYQRVLGFDYQPWGDDMGMLTQPDGEGVDGDLHERGAVSHPTVVFTVDRIEDTIALAVARGGSQVNEIQALGENGRWVYITDSEGNMIGLFDEIAVA from the coding sequence ATGGCGAAGATGGAGCATTTCGAGATTCCGGCTGACGATCTGCCGCGTGCGCAGGAGTTCTACCAGCGGGTGCTCGGATTCGACTACCAGCCGTGGGGCGACGACATGGGCATGCTGACCCAGCCGGACGGCGAGGGCGTCGACGGCGACCTGCATGAACGCGGTGCGGTGTCGCATCCCACGGTCGTGTTCACGGTTGACCGCATCGAGGACACCATCGCGCTCGCGGTGGCCCGCGGGGGTTCCCAGGTGAACGAGATCCAGGCACTCGGCGAGAACGGCCGCTGGGTGTACATCACCGACTCCGAGGGCAACATGATCGGGCTCTTCGACGAGATCGCCGTCGCCTGA